One window from the genome of Hydractinia symbiolongicarpus strain clone_291-10 chromosome 1, HSymV2.1, whole genome shotgun sequence encodes:
- the LOC130638994 gene encoding la-related protein 6-like, whose protein sequence is MEAKLPEITVQSEKLPETNSSGNGSDSDASERITNRKLKLAPRLQRRDSGSSVGDDDEMPEVTDEVKQQIVTQAEYYFSDENLKKDGFLLKHVKRNKEGYVNLKLLASFKKMRSLCRDYRVIGEALKNSTKLVVNETGLKLRRVEPLPKELLDQARVKHLVVSKIPSESPSMTYITDAFTDHKDEVVSVRIVKPGKKFPNDLQSHFSRHPELRDEIVAVVEFDNPDIAAAALSTTFSDKYKGLCVKLLTLGPKQAKKVDSVDTASDTPIDSDASTGKKRNKKNKNGNRLLEVTGIEDSYSSYASSSDSEFSSFSSCSKRYNRSRGNSPVTSPLMNRRSDGNNNSKNTSPRVSPMSSPNASPKFQKKHNKKKHTDNSPVRNGHTLSPLVATHSPRSSPETQRRTLKSDNSVGQSAWMLKRMQMNGRKETENISMKAGANKHLDIIRQPKGPDGSSGFSNHPIKKFVLIHAC, encoded by the coding sequence ATGGAGGCAAAACTACCAGAAATTACAGTCCAGTCTGAGAAGTTACCAGAAACAAACTCGAGTGGTAACGGTTCAGATTCAGACGCTTCTGAAAGAATCACCAACCGTAAACTGAAGCTTGCTCCTCGCTTACAGAGACGAGACTCAGGTTCATCTGTGGGAGATGATGATGAAATGCCTGAAGTCACTGACGAAGTAAAGCAGCAGATAGTCACACAAGCCGAGTAttattttagtgatgaaaatttGAAGAAGGATGGCTTTTTACTGAAGCATGTGAAGCGCAATAAAGAGGGCTACGTCAACCTGAAGCTTCTAGCATCCTTTAAAAAAATGCGATCACTATGCAGAGACTATCGAGTCATTGGAGAGGCATTGAAAAATTCTACAAAGCTAGTTGTAAATGAAACTGGGTTAAAGCTTCGTAGAGTTGAACCTCTTCCTAAAGAACTATTGGATCAAGCTCGTGTTAAGCATCTTGTGGTGTCCAAAATCCCATCTGAAAGCCCTTCAATGACATATATTACTGATGCTTTTACTGACCACAAAGACGAGGTTGTTTCAGTAAGAATCGTCAAGCCTGGCAAAAAGTTTCCTAATGACTTGCAGTCACATTTTTCAAGACATCCAGAATTACGGGATGAAATAGTCGCAGTGGTTGAGTTTGATAATCCAGATATCGCTGCTGCTGCTTTAAGCACTACTTTCTCAGACAAGTACAAGGGCCTCTGTGTTAAACTTCTTACACTTGGTCCCAAACAGGCCAAGAAAGTAGATAGTGTTGATACCGCATCTGATACTCCTATTGATTCAGATGCTAGTACTGGCAAGAAACGtaacaagaagaacaagaatGGAAACCGTTTACTTGAAGTTACAGGGATAGAAGATAGCTACAGTAGCTACGCCAGCTCTTCTGATAGTGAATTCTCATCATTTAGTAGCTGCAGTAAGCGCTACAACCGTTCCCGTGGTAATTCTCCTGTAACTAGCCCTCTTATGAATCGACGTTCTGATGGAAATAACAATTCAAAAAATACATCCCCAAGAGTATCACCAATGTCAAGTCCAAATGCAagtccaaaatttcaaaaaaaacataacaaaaagaAGCATACTGACAACTCACCTGTCAGAAATGGACATACGCTCTCACCACTGGTGGCCACACACAGTCCTCGCTCCAGCCCAGAAACACAAAGAAGAACATTGAAAAGTGACAATAGCGTAGGACAAAGCGCATGGATGTTAAAGCGAATGCAGATGAATGGAAGGAAAGAAACTGAAAACATATCTATGAAAGCAGGTGCTAATAAACATCTTGATATAATTCGGCAGCCAAAAGGTCCAGATGGATCAAGTGGATTTTCAAACCATCCgatcaaaaaatttgttttaattcatgcatgttaa